One region of Metallosphaera sedula DSM 5348 genomic DNA includes:
- a CDS encoding MFS transporter, with product MVQYKWIALSNTSLGVFMGFMNANIVLISLPAIFRGIGVNPFNSFQYLLWILFGYSIVSAILVVNVGRISDIFGRVRMYNLGFLIFTVASILLYLTPGQGDVAALQLVIYRVIQAVGGALLMANSAAILSEAFPPKERGFALGLNGVIGIFGGVAGIIIGGILASIYWRDVFLVNVPIGILGTIWSMKSLKQLSKPERNQRIDIPGNVLFAVSLILILVGITYGILPYGNQATGWSNPYVISAIVSGLALLGVFLFVETKVPDPMFRLELFKIRAFSMASASVILAQLAFGGLQLMLVLLLQAIWLPLHGYSYEVTPFWAGIYLLPLLAGFGIMGSIAGKLSDRYGARTLATLGLVILGVGLLGLTTLPYNFNYLEFATIIFFMGIGNGLFVSPNTASLMNASPPQHRGSASGIRAMLTNTGSTLSIGVFFTIVIEVLYLVLPTTLSTALTSAGAPQLIPYMTKIPPTAAIFAAFLGYNPVSAILSQLPPSVASSIPSSVVSTITANTWFPNVIAPAFMQALRIAFFTASGLSFAAAVASALRGKTVIYEERVVETTRGQGK from the coding sequence ATGGTTCAGTACAAATGGATTGCTTTATCAAACACTAGCCTTGGCGTCTTCATGGGCTTCATGAACGCCAACATCGTGTTGATCTCTTTACCGGCGATATTCCGCGGAATAGGAGTGAATCCCTTCAATTCATTTCAGTACTTGTTGTGGATTCTATTTGGGTATAGCATAGTCTCAGCGATCCTCGTCGTGAACGTGGGGAGGATCTCAGACATTTTTGGCAGGGTGAGGATGTACAACCTTGGGTTTCTGATCTTCACTGTGGCATCGATACTCCTCTACCTGACTCCCGGACAGGGTGATGTGGCAGCCCTTCAGCTGGTGATTTACAGGGTGATACAGGCAGTTGGGGGAGCACTCTTAATGGCGAACAGCGCGGCGATCCTGTCAGAGGCTTTCCCTCCAAAGGAGAGGGGATTTGCTCTAGGCCTCAACGGAGTCATAGGAATATTTGGAGGAGTAGCTGGGATAATTATAGGGGGTATACTGGCCTCAATCTATTGGAGAGACGTCTTTCTAGTTAACGTCCCCATAGGAATCCTAGGGACAATCTGGTCAATGAAGTCCCTCAAGCAACTGAGCAAACCGGAAAGGAACCAGAGGATAGACATTCCAGGTAATGTCCTGTTCGCGGTCTCCCTGATCCTAATCCTTGTGGGAATAACGTACGGGATACTCCCCTACGGGAACCAGGCGACCGGGTGGTCAAATCCATACGTAATCTCGGCGATTGTGAGCGGGTTAGCCCTGTTGGGAGTCTTCCTCTTTGTGGAGACCAAGGTTCCAGATCCCATGTTCAGGTTGGAGCTCTTTAAGATTAGGGCTTTCTCCATGGCCTCTGCGTCGGTGATCTTGGCCCAATTAGCCTTTGGCGGTCTCCAGTTGATGCTTGTCCTCCTGTTACAGGCCATATGGTTACCCCTTCACGGTTACAGTTATGAGGTAACCCCATTCTGGGCTGGGATATATCTACTTCCTCTATTGGCAGGGTTCGGAATAATGGGTTCAATTGCCGGAAAGCTCTCCGACAGATATGGGGCTAGGACCCTAGCTACCCTTGGGCTGGTGATTCTGGGAGTTGGGCTTTTGGGACTCACCACATTGCCTTACAACTTCAATTATCTCGAGTTTGCCACAATCATCTTCTTCATGGGTATTGGGAATGGACTTTTCGTGTCCCCGAATACGGCATCCCTCATGAATGCCTCCCCTCCACAACACAGGGGATCGGCATCAGGGATAAGGGCAATGCTCACCAACACGGGAAGTACATTGAGTATTGGTGTATTCTTCACAATAGTGATCGAGGTACTTTACCTAGTATTACCGACAACCTTATCTACGGCATTGACATCTGCGGGAGCTCCTCAGTTAATTCCCTACATGACCAAGATACCGCCCACTGCAGCAATATTTGCGGCGTTTCTTGGTTACAACCCGGTTTCTGCCATTCTGTCACAGCTTCCGCCTTCAGTTGCTAGTTCAATCCCAAGCTCAGTCGTTTCCACGATAACTGCGAATACCTGGTTCCCGAACGTCATAGCGCCTGCGTTCATGCAAGCGTTGAGGATAGCATTCTTCACCGCTTCAGGACTTTCCTTTGCCGCAGCAGTAGCCTCAGCCCTTAGGGGTAAGACAGTGATTTATGAGGAGAGAGTTGTGGAGACTACCAGGGGACAAGGTAAATGA
- the rfbD gene encoding dTDP-4-dehydrorhamnose reductase, translated as MRVVVTGAGGLLGKRIVQAFKDYEVVGVYHRSQPETSPFLVLDLSSLNLRPIEELSPDVIIHAAALTDVDKCEREPDLARLLNVDVTREIVKVSKRTNAFLVYISTDYVFDGTRGNYREEDETNPVNVYGLTKLEGEKLVRDVDSLVVRTSTPYGSNPASGKDNFALWLLKKLKAGERVNALVDQVTSPTLNTNFSLMLREAVDRRIKGVLHLAGRSQVSRYEFSLALARTFGLNETLINPAHFNEMKWFARRPMNSSLNVSKAMSLEHKPMSLQEALSELRREIEANDIVWK; from the coding sequence ATGAGAGTCGTGGTCACGGGAGCCGGTGGCCTCCTCGGTAAGAGGATAGTTCAGGCGTTCAAGGACTACGAGGTTGTGGGGGTATACCACAGGAGCCAACCGGAGACCTCCCCTTTTCTCGTCCTAGATCTCAGCTCCCTAAACTTGAGGCCCATTGAGGAGCTATCGCCGGACGTCATCATCCACGCCGCAGCTCTCACAGACGTGGATAAGTGTGAAAGGGAACCAGATCTCGCCAGACTCCTCAATGTCGACGTAACTAGGGAGATCGTAAAGGTTAGCAAGAGGACCAACGCTTTCCTGGTTTACATTTCAACCGATTACGTCTTTGATGGAACCAGGGGGAATTATCGGGAGGAGGACGAGACCAACCCCGTAAACGTTTATGGCCTAACGAAACTTGAGGGCGAAAAGCTCGTGAGGGATGTGGATAGCCTAGTGGTTAGGACGAGCACGCCCTACGGGAGTAACCCTGCTAGTGGAAAGGACAACTTCGCGCTTTGGTTGCTCAAGAAGCTGAAGGCTGGGGAGAGGGTTAACGCCCTCGTGGATCAGGTTACTTCTCCGACCCTCAACACGAACTTTTCCCTTATGTTGAGGGAGGCCGTGGACAGGAGGATTAAGGGTGTGTTGCACCTCGCTGGCCGATCCCAGGTTAGCAGATATGAATTCTCCCTGGCACTCGCGAGGACCTTTGGGCTAAATGAGACCCTGATTAACCCAGCTCACTTCAACGAGATGAAGTGGTTCGCTAGGAGGCCCATGAATTCCTCCCTCAACGTAAGTAAGGCAATGTCGCTTGAACATAAACCCATGAGCCTTCAGGAGGCCTTGAGTGAGTTAAGGAGGGAAATTGAGGCCAACGATATAGTCTGGAAGTGA
- a CDS encoding DUF3211 domain-containing protein: MEITRSIKLDHEWEAVSTILSDPEFVIPRLFPPVKSITVNGSSFRGSGKYAMRDFEISGTVFKGTEIRYVFQVKSGGIGTGRLTFAPRDDELILKFEYEGVFKRVFSLTARDRWIGGFLEKLNEEIRLERIRRKI; this comes from the coding sequence ATGGAAATAACGAGAAGCATAAAACTGGATCATGAATGGGAAGCGGTCAGTACTATTCTATCTGATCCTGAGTTCGTAATTCCTAGACTCTTTCCACCGGTCAAAAGTATCACGGTTAACGGTTCTTCCTTTAGGGGTAGCGGAAAATATGCAATGAGGGACTTCGAGATATCGGGAACGGTTTTCAAGGGAACAGAGATTAGATATGTCTTCCAAGTGAAGAGTGGTGGAATAGGGACGGGAAGATTAACCTTCGCTCCAAGGGATGACGAGCTGATCCTTAAGTTCGAATATGAGGGAGTGTTTAAACGCGTGTTTTCCCTAACTGCTCGAGACAGGTGGATTGGAGGATTTCTGGAGAAGTTGAACGAAGAGATTAGACTTGAAAGGATTAGGAGAAAGATATGA
- a CDS encoding ferredoxin family protein: MRVEEKLYTLRYKRDEEPHLRIRDQAQCAKCEQEYGTPQPCISVCPANVYTWDGHKLVLSYENCVECGACRIACPFHNIAWSYPRYGLGMSLRYG, translated from the coding sequence ATGAGAGTCGAGGAGAAACTTTACACCCTTAGGTACAAGAGGGACGAAGAACCGCATCTGAGGATAAGGGACCAGGCACAATGTGCCAAGTGTGAACAGGAGTATGGAACTCCGCAACCCTGCATATCAGTCTGCCCTGCCAACGTTTACACGTGGGACGGACATAAGCTTGTGCTATCCTACGAGAACTGCGTAGAGTGCGGTGCCTGCAGGATTGCGTGTCCCTTCCACAACATAGCCTGGAGTTACCCAAGGTATGGCCTTGGAATGTCCCTCAGGTACGGGTAA
- a CDS encoding MFS transporter: protein MDRKLVLLALTLVLSTMLIRASSNVISTTLPILAKYSLGFSNLLVGVLSAIFTVATFVGSAFLVRYSSRVVLVTTLLVYSLSLALLSVVSSLSVWAVTGISGVTLGVIMPNLITISGKAEDRRTRERLLNIYALSLSIGLVMGPLIEARLIPFLGVRGVFLAFALAPLVAIPLLHGASVSSGSGRTTVRNPALTVAILNIASYELVFSFLLTFGGIFMRESFGSSPAEIEIGFSLFFLASLLTRLILSISPVERVKRGVLLSLLLTVTGVVVMIVSRSLVDFMISLTILGIPHGITMPMSTVMITRGIPPEMRNVANGLFFASLTMIGSTTAFLSGIGITLLGFRDVLLTILGLVLLIGVVLMSRVRIVDTWTSRKMNK, encoded by the coding sequence ATGGACAGGAAACTGGTACTTCTGGCCTTAACCCTTGTCCTTTCCACGATGTTAATAAGGGCTTCAAGTAACGTTATCTCAACTACTCTACCGATCCTGGCCAAGTACTCCCTCGGGTTCTCAAACCTGTTGGTTGGGGTCCTAAGTGCCATCTTTACCGTTGCTACCTTCGTGGGAAGTGCATTCCTAGTCAGGTATTCCAGCAGGGTAGTCCTGGTCACGACTCTCCTGGTTTACTCCCTGTCTTTGGCCCTTCTCTCTGTGGTCTCCTCTCTCTCCGTCTGGGCCGTGACTGGCATCTCTGGGGTCACTCTCGGTGTCATTATGCCTAACCTTATCACGATCTCAGGTAAGGCCGAGGATAGGAGGACAAGGGAAAGGCTACTGAACATCTATGCCCTGTCCCTTAGCATTGGCCTAGTTATGGGTCCCCTGATCGAGGCGAGACTAATCCCATTCCTCGGCGTCCGAGGCGTTTTCCTAGCATTCGCCCTAGCTCCTCTAGTGGCCATACCCCTCCTTCATGGGGCTTCAGTCTCTTCAGGTTCAGGCAGAACCACGGTGAGGAACCCGGCTCTCACGGTGGCGATCCTCAACATAGCTAGCTATGAACTGGTCTTCTCTTTCCTTCTTACCTTTGGTGGGATCTTCATGAGGGAGAGTTTCGGGTCTAGTCCAGCTGAGATTGAAATCGGATTTTCCCTGTTCTTCCTGGCATCTCTCCTAACTAGGTTAATCCTCTCTATTTCCCCGGTGGAGAGGGTGAAGAGGGGCGTGTTGCTGTCACTTTTGCTCACCGTGACTGGAGTTGTGGTCATGATAGTCTCAAGATCCTTAGTTGACTTCATGATATCCTTAACGATACTGGGAATTCCCCACGGAATAACAATGCCCATGTCCACCGTGATGATTACAAGGGGAATCCCGCCTGAGATGAGGAACGTTGCAAACGGTCTCTTCTTTGCGTCCCTAACCATGATAGGATCTACGACCGCTTTCCTTTCCGGGATAGGGATCACCCTCCTAGGATTTAGGGATGTCCTTCTCACTATCCTTGGTCTCGTGTTGTTAATAGGTGTTGTACTCATGAGCAGGGTTAGAATAGTGGATACATGGACAAGTAGAAAGATGAACAAATAG
- a CDS encoding NAD(P)/FAD-dependent oxidoreductase, with translation MYDVIVVGAGPAGSAAALKAASLGAKTLVLERGSEPGAKNVSGAMVRVDDLKVFDVKSIPVEREVKRVRLVMGNSGEVQLEIRPRERLINVGRLKLDKWMASQAEGAGALVLTKTTALKLGPEGVITDRGEVQGKTIILAEGANALVSMGAGLRRDLTPEETVQTVKEVYSLNKDEVNKRLGLSSDQEGLSVRYLFQDPVPGAGFLYTYKDSIAFGIGVHMTSLISHKIRPQDVLEEVKRTLGIQELVKGFSLREYSAKIIPENGFPAWRPCHGNVFLAGDALGLVNPITFNGIGPAVISGALAGEYAVKGECHGYERALLGDRIVSQSVKLRPLVKELLREENMRSYISMATELSSSWVSGELSPDPVKRNSWRLFKHALLLMGAL, from the coding sequence ATGTACGACGTAATAGTTGTTGGTGCGGGGCCTGCGGGGAGCGCAGCTGCGCTCAAGGCTGCGAGTTTGGGGGCCAAGACCCTGGTACTGGAGAGGGGATCTGAACCGGGAGCGAAGAACGTATCTGGGGCGATGGTCAGGGTTGACGACCTAAAGGTGTTTGATGTCAAGAGTATTCCTGTGGAAAGGGAGGTCAAGAGAGTCAGACTTGTAATGGGTAACAGTGGGGAGGTCCAGCTGGAGATAAGGCCAAGGGAGAGGTTAATAAACGTGGGCAGGCTTAAGCTAGATAAGTGGATGGCCTCGCAAGCCGAGGGTGCAGGGGCACTGGTCCTGACCAAGACCACTGCCCTGAAACTTGGACCTGAGGGAGTTATCACGGATAGGGGAGAGGTTCAGGGGAAAACCATAATCCTGGCAGAGGGTGCCAACGCACTCGTGTCCATGGGGGCAGGCCTAAGGAGAGACCTAACCCCCGAGGAAACCGTTCAGACGGTGAAGGAGGTGTATTCCCTAAACAAGGACGAGGTAAACAAGAGGCTAGGTCTGTCCAGTGATCAGGAGGGGTTATCCGTGAGATATCTGTTTCAGGACCCCGTACCTGGGGCAGGATTCCTTTATACGTACAAGGACTCGATCGCCTTTGGCATAGGAGTTCACATGACCTCCCTCATCTCCCACAAGATTAGACCGCAGGACGTCCTTGAGGAGGTTAAGAGAACCCTTGGGATTCAGGAACTGGTGAAGGGCTTCTCGCTTAGGGAGTACTCTGCCAAGATTATCCCAGAGAACGGTTTCCCCGCATGGAGGCCCTGCCACGGGAACGTCTTCCTAGCTGGAGACGCCCTGGGTCTGGTCAATCCGATCACCTTTAACGGTATTGGTCCTGCAGTAATTTCAGGAGCACTCGCGGGAGAGTACGCGGTCAAGGGAGAATGTCATGGATATGAGAGGGCTCTCCTAGGAGACAGGATCGTGTCCCAGTCAGTTAAGCTGAGACCTCTGGTAAAGGAGCTCCTTCGAGAGGAGAACATGAGGTCGTATATCTCCATGGCGACCGAGCTATCCTCGTCCTGGGTCTCAGGCGAGCTTTCCCCTGACCCAGTCAAGAGGAACTCGTGGAGACTGTTTAAACATGCATTACTACTCATGGGTGCTCTATAA
- a CDS encoding CBS domain-containing protein, with amino-acid sequence MNVGQLVVKKMVSLPITSSIREVAQVMRENDVSSVVLTNERGEIVAIVTERDITRAVADGLDYSTPAGKIGKGPVISVDRDLPLFEALELMGEKKIRHLLVKDKDQPLGIVSLREIANTISLMNFADSY; translated from the coding sequence ATGAATGTTGGACAATTAGTTGTAAAAAAGATGGTTTCACTACCCATTACCTCGTCTATTAGGGAAGTTGCTCAGGTCATGAGGGAAAACGACGTTAGCTCGGTTGTACTCACTAACGAGAGGGGAGAGATCGTGGCCATAGTCACGGAGAGGGATATAACCAGGGCTGTTGCGGACGGGCTTGACTACTCAACTCCTGCAGGAAAGATTGGAAAGGGGCCAGTGATTTCTGTGGACAGGGACTTGCCCCTGTTTGAGGCCCTCGAGTTAATGGGTGAGAAGAAGATTCGCCATCTCCTAGTGAAGGACAAGGACCAACCCTTGGGGATTGTGTCCTTAAGGGAAATAGCTAACACGATCTCGCTGATGAACTTCGCAGATTCATACTAG